The Apium graveolens cultivar Ventura chromosome 6, ASM990537v1, whole genome shotgun sequence genome contains a region encoding:
- the LOC141665330 gene encoding uncharacterized protein LOC141665330 has translation MSTGQTPYILVYGTEAVLRTEVMMPTARYRLLTTDMNNTELAHKKDIIDELQEMVKIRLVSYQQRVANTFNKYVHVRAFHVGDLVLRKTFQNTVDLTAGIFADNWEGPYFIDAVIGRGAYQLLSMDDIPLPRSWNALHLKLYHM, from the coding sequence ATGTCAACAGGACAGACACCATACATCCTAGTATATGGCACTGAGGCTGTCTTACGAACTGAAGTTATGATGCCAACAGCCAGGTACAGGCTCTTAACAACTGACATGAATAACACAGAATTGGCACATAAAAAAGATATTATAGATGAACTACAAGAGATGGTAAAGATTCGTTTGGTTTCTTATCAACAAAGGGTCGCTAACACATTCAACAAATATGTTCATGTGAGAGCTTTTCATGTTGGTGACTTAGTATTGAGAAAGACTTTCCAAAACACTGTGGACTTGACAGCTGGGATTTTCGCTGACAATTGGGAAGGTCCTTACTTCATTGATGCTGTCATTGGTCGAGGAGCTTATCAATTGTTAAGTATGGACGACATACCACTACCGAGAAGTTGGAACGCATTGCACTTGAAGCTTTATCACATGTAG